The segment GGAGAGATCTTTGTGCGAGGCAATGCCGGAGACGAAGTCGGTCATTCCATGCGGAGGGGGTTTATTGCGGTTCAAGGCAATGTCGGTGATGCCGCCGGTTTCAAAATGCTGGCGGGCTCACTGTTGCTGTTTGGGAATTCTGGAGCCCAATTGGGTGCAGGTATGAAACGGGGTTCCATCGTCTGTTTCCAATCCGATTCAACTACTCGACTCCTCCCGACCTTCCTTCCCGCCAGCACTTATCGTCCATTGTTCCTCCGTTTCTATCTCAAACGGTTACAGGATGAGGGCTGGATAATAACGGACGACATGTTCCGCCTTCTTTTCACTCGCTATTGTGGTGACTTCGTGGCGACGGCTCGGGGCGAGATACTACTGGCGATGAGTTGAACCAAGTCCCAACAATAAACCAAACCCGCTTTTTCTTCACCATATTAGACTCGAATGCCTGAGACATGTCTCTTCTCCTGAATACTGCGGATCGGTTGCGAAAAAATGCTCAGGCCTTTCCTGACCAGGCAGCGATCCTGGAGGCAGTACCGAGGAAACGAACGTCAGAAGGCCAGCTCGTCTTCAACGAAACCAGCTTTCGAGAACTAGACGATGAAAGCGAACAGCTTGCGTTTGGATTTCGTGAACTGGGGGTTCAACCGGGCGACAAGTTAACCTTGATGGTTCCCTACAGTGCCCGCATGTTGAAACTGACCTTTGGTATCGTCAAATCGGGAGCCACTGTCGTGCTTGTCGACCCGGGGATGGGTCGTACGAATATTCTCAACTGTCTGGAACAAGTAAACCCCGAAGGCTTTATTGGCATCCCGATCGTGCAAGTGGCTCGCATGTTGAACCGACGGCGGTTTTGTAATGCCCGATTCAATGTCACCGTGGGAAAACGCTGGTTCTGGAGTGGACCGACTTACGACTCCGTTTTGAAACGTGGACGCGAGAGCTCGCTGAAACCGTACGCGACCAACGCTACCGATCCGGCGGCGATCATCTTCACCAGCGGAAGCACCGGCCCTCCCAAGGGAGTCCTGTATGAACACGGCATGTTTGATGCTCAAATCGGAATGCTGCAGGAACATTTCCAGATTAAACCAGGTGGCATCGATTTGGCCGCTTTTCCGTTGTTTGGTTTGTTTAATACTGGACTGGGTGGGACGACCGTCATCCCCGAGATGGATCCGACCCGTCCTGCGGATGTCGACCCCGCATTGATGGTCAAGACGATTGAGCAACTGGGCGTCACTCAGGCATTTGGTTCTCCTGCATTCTGGAACCGAGTCGGGCGATACTGCGAGGAACATCATTTGCAGTTTCCCACGTTAAGGTGTGCTTTGTCCGCAGGGGCTCCCGTTCCCGTCCATGTATTGAAGCGCGTTATGAAATTTTTCACTCAACCGGAAGACGACATTTTTACGCCTTACGGAGCAACGGAGTCATTGCCGATTTGCTCCATTGGTGGCCGCGAAGTGCTTAACGAGACAGCGCAAAAGACAAGCAGGGGAGCGGGAACATGCGTCGGTAAACCGTTAGACCGAGTCCAGTTGAAAATCATTCGCCTCACGGATGAACCCATCGCCAACATGGATGAGATCGAAGAGTTACCCACTGGTGAAATCGGCGAAATCATCGTCCAGGCTCCGACGACAACCAAAGAGTACTTCCATCACCCTGAGGGCACGAAACAGGCCAAGATCAAAGAAGGCGATATCGTCTGGCATCGCATGGGGGACACGGGTTATCTCGATGAACAGGGACGTGTCTGGTTCTGCGGAAGGAAAGCACATCGTGTGCTAACGGAATCCGGAACGCTTTACACTATTCCGAGTGAATCGATACTCGCTGAACATCCACAGGTTTATCGATGTGCTCTGGTGGG is part of the Polystyrenella longa genome and harbors:
- a CDS encoding fatty acid CoA ligase family protein, whose protein sequence is MSLLLNTADRLRKNAQAFPDQAAILEAVPRKRTSEGQLVFNETSFRELDDESEQLAFGFRELGVQPGDKLTLMVPYSARMLKLTFGIVKSGATVVLVDPGMGRTNILNCLEQVNPEGFIGIPIVQVARMLNRRRFCNARFNVTVGKRWFWSGPTYDSVLKRGRESSLKPYATNATDPAAIIFTSGSTGPPKGVLYEHGMFDAQIGMLQEHFQIKPGGIDLAAFPLFGLFNTGLGGTTVIPEMDPTRPADVDPALMVKTIEQLGVTQAFGSPAFWNRVGRYCEEHHLQFPTLRCALSAGAPVPVHVLKRVMKFFTQPEDDIFTPYGATESLPICSIGGREVLNETAQKTSRGAGTCVGKPLDRVQLKIIRLTDEPIANMDEIEELPTGEIGEIIVQAPTTTKEYFHHPEGTKQAKIKEGDIVWHRMGDTGYLDEQGRVWFCGRKAHRVLTESGTLYTIPSESILAEHPQVYRCALVGIGKPGEQVPVLIAEPEEGKFPQSLEGQQQLLRELQEIAAAHELTRSIKHFLLHESLPVDTRHNVKIFREKLVPWAASQLKRS